Proteins from one Oscillatoria sp. FACHB-1407 genomic window:
- the ybaK gene encoding Cys-tRNA(Pro) deacylase has translation MSGRTTPATKLVAKMGIQHRLHEYTHDADADSYGLEAASALNMDGDRVFKTLIVKLVSGQLVVAIVPVTKQVNLKAVAAVFQAKSAIMADPSEAERSSGYVVGGISPLGQRKVLSTAIDETVLNYETVLVSGGRRGLMMEIAPADLIKLCKATPAPISK, from the coding sequence ATGAGTGGTCGGACAACACCCGCAACAAAGTTAGTTGCAAAGATGGGTATACAACATCGATTGCATGAATACACCCATGATGCGGATGCCGATTCCTACGGTTTAGAAGCGGCATCTGCCTTAAATATGGATGGCGATCGCGTCTTCAAAACGTTGATCGTCAAACTCGTGTCAGGTCAATTGGTCGTGGCGATCGTCCCTGTCACTAAGCAGGTGAATTTAAAGGCAGTAGCAGCGGTATTTCAAGCCAAATCGGCAATCATGGCAGACCCCAGCGAAGCAGAACGCAGTTCCGGGTATGTGGTTGGGGGCATCAGTCCGTTAGGACAACGCAAAGTCTTGTCCACAGCGATCGACGAGACGGTTTTGAATTACGAAACGGTGCTCGTCAGTGGAGGACGACGTGGATTGATGATGGAGATTGCTCCTGCCGATCTGATTAAACTGTGCAAAGCAACCCCTGCCCCAATCAGTAAATAG